A window of Deltaproteobacteria bacterium genomic DNA:
TGCCTGCCCTCGACGCTCTGCGCTCGTACGGATGGAGCGATCTGCGCATCGACGTGGTGGCGGGCCTGTCGGTGGCCGCGGTGGCCGTCCCCCAGGCCATGGCCTACGCGATGATCGCCGGCCTCCCCGCCGAGTACGGCCTCTATACGGCGGTCGTGATGACCGCGGTCGGCGCCGTGCTGGACTCGTCGCGCCAGCTCATCAACGGTCCGACCAACGCGATCTCGATCGCCCTGCTGAGCGCCATCGGCTCGGTCGCGAACCAAGACGAGCGGGTCCAGGCGGCGGTCCTGGTCGCGCTCCTCGTCGGTTCGATCCAGTTGGTCATCAGCTTCCTGCGTCTCGGCGACCTCACCCGGTACATCTCGCACTCCGTGATCGTCGGCTTCACGGCGGGGGCGAGCGTCCTCCTCGTTCTCGACCAGATGAAGAACCTGCTCGGCTTGACCGCGGTCGGCGGTGTCCACGCCCATTTCCTCGTGCGATTCTGGCAGACGATGGCGCACGGCGGCTCGGTGCATTCGGCGACGTTCGCGCTCGGTGCCGCGTCGATCGCGACCGTTCTGCTGCTCCGCTGGGTCAAGGCGAAGCTCGAATGGAAGCTCCTACCCGAGTTCCTGATCGTCGTGATCCTGATGGCGGTGATCACCGCCCGCTTCGATCTGGCCGCGCAGGGGGTGGCCGTCGTCGGCGACATTCCGGCCTCGCTCCCCTCGTTCGAAGTGCCGCGGGTGTCGGCGCCGTACCTCCGGGACCTTGCGGAGAGCGCTCTCGCGATCGCGCTTCTCGGTCTCCTCGAGGCGATCGCGATGGCCAAGGCCATCGCGGCGGTAACGGGCCAGCGCCTCGATCTCAATCAGCAGTGTCTCAGCGAGGGGTTCGCCAACTTCACCGGCAGCTTCTTCCAGTGCATGCCGGGCTCGGGATCGCTCACGCGCTCGGCGATCAACCAACAGGCCGGCGCGCGGACGCAGTGGTCCGGCGTGGTGTCGGCGGTTGCGGTGGCGCTGATCATGGTGGCGTTCGCGCCGTATGCTCGCTTCATCCCGCGCTCGGCCCTCGCGGGCCTCCTGATGCTGACCGCGGCGCGGATGGTGAACTTCCGCGATCTTCGCTACCACGTGCGAACTTCGCGCTTCGATGCCGCGATCGTTGCCGTGACCGCGATCTCCGCCGTCGCGATCTCGATCGAGTTCTGCGTGTTGATCGGCGTCTTCATGTCGTTCCTGTTGGCGGTTCCGCGGACCGGCAACATGTTGCTGACGGAGTTCGTCGTGGGGCCCGAGCGGACGGTCCATGAGCGCCAACGAGGCGACGCTGCCTGCAGTCGCATGCTCATCTTCGGGCTCGAGGGCGAGATGTTCTTCGGGTCGAGCTCGAGCCTCGAGCGCCATCTGGACAGCATCGACGAGCGCGTCGGCCCCGACACCCAGGCGGTCGTGCTGCGCTTGAAGCGTGCGCGTAATCCCGACGCCGTCGGCATGGCGCTGCTCGAGCGGAGCGTCGACGCTTGGCGCGCGCGCGGAATTCT
This region includes:
- a CDS encoding SulP family inorganic anion transporter, with product MPALDALRSYGWSDLRIDVVAGLSVAAVAVPQAMAYAMIAGLPAEYGLYTAVVMTAVGAVLDSSRQLINGPTNAISIALLSAIGSVANQDERVQAAVLVALLVGSIQLVISFLRLGDLTRYISHSVIVGFTAGASVLLVLDQMKNLLGLTAVGGVHAHFLVRFWQTMAHGGSVHSATFALGAASIATVLLLRWVKAKLEWKLLPEFLIVVILMAVITARFDLAAQGVAVVGDIPASLPSFEVPRVSAPYLRDLAESALAIALLGLLEAIAMAKAIAAVTGQRLDLNQQCLSEGFANFTGSFFQCMPGSGSLTRSAINQQAGARTQWSGVVSAVAVALIMVAFAPYARFIPRSALAGLLMLTAARMVNFRDLRYHVRTSRFDAAIVAVTAISAVAISIEFCVLIGVFMSFLLAVPRTGNMLLTEFVVGPERTVHERQRGDAACSRMLIFGLEGEMFFGSSSSLERHLDSIDERVGPDTQAVVLRLKRARNPDAVGMALLERSVDAWRARGILVVLCGVRPGMQACLDNCGLADKLGRENLFLEQPVRQTSTVLAIRHAYAHITDFCPTCPKRLGAPLPRAMYYEI